Genomic segment of Myxococcus stipitatus:
TCGAAGGGGTGCTGGCGTCGGTGGAAGGCGTGGAGGCCTGTGTGAAGGGGCTGGTCCACGGGATGTGGAAGGTGTCTCCCCGCATGACGGTGCTGCACCGCTTCGTGGACGGCAACGACGTGCTGACGTGGTTTGAAATCCATCCCTTCGACAAGGCCCCCGTGCAGGTGGCGAACTGGAGCCATGTCGAGGACGGACTCATCACGCACATCCGCGTCACGTTCGACCCGCGTCCGATGCTGGAGGCGCGTTGACGGACACGGCCAGGTTGAAGAACTGGTGGAGGTTGGAGTGGGTTCCGCCGAAGGCCTCGGGGTCCGGCAGGTAGCGTGACGGAGTCCAGGGGGACAGCGTCAGTCCGATGTGCCCCCCACCGGCCTTCACCCCGTGGAAGGTCACCTCCACCTCTCCGGAGTCTTGGGAGTCGAGCCGCATGCGTCGCTCGAACCAGAAGTCGACGCCTGGCTCGTGGGTGAGGGGAATCGCTTCGCCATTCAAGCGCACGCGGGCCGTCACCTGTCCTGACTCCAGCGGCAGCCCTCCCAGCGCGAGGCGAAGGCCCGACGCGGCGGTGCCGACATTCTGGAAGGAGTGCCTCCACGTCACGGACGAGGAGGGAGCAAGAGACAGGTCGAGGGTGATGGGCAGCGGCTGCTCGGGGGGGCGCGTGCTCCATTCGAGGCAGGGGCGGGTGCGGCCGTCATCCCAGAGCGGTGCGCCGTCCTTCACCGGCTTGTCGAACAGCGACAGCTCCAGGGGCTTTCCCGCCTCGCAGCGCACCCGTCCCACCCAGCCGAGGTTCAGGTGGTCGGGCGCAATCCACACCTTGCCGGGGGCCGCGGTCGCGGTGGTGAAGCGGAAC
This window contains:
- a CDS encoding nuclear transport factor 2 family protein, with translation MKSPSDVVKAYFDAWSTKDEAKVRGTLAPGVRFEGVLASVEGVEACVKGLVHGMWKVSPRMTVLHRFVDGNDVLTWFEIHPFDKAPVQVANWSHVEDGLITHIRVTFDPRPMLEAR